The Candidatus Dormiibacterota bacterium region TTCGCGACCACGTCCCTGTTACGCGCGCAACCAGCGGGATGGTAAAGAGCTCCCCGCGGGCCGCTCGCCGACTATAGCGCATTGCAAGCACCAGCCATAGGACGAAATACGCAATATCGATGAGTAACGCGAGGCCGTAGATCCAGAGCGTCGCCACAACGTCGGCAATCAGCAAGCTGGCGGCTAGGGGCCAGACGAACGCAATAAACGCTCCGAGAGCGGCGATATTGCCGAACCAGAGCGCTTGGCGTAGGTGCACTTTATACCAGTTCGATGCGCCCTCCCGAGGAGCGACCCGCTCGTAGAGGGCGATCGGCCACGCGAGATAGGCCTGCGCGGCAAGCCGTGTTTCGGCTTGCGCGCGCTCGACATTGTTCTCTATCGCGTTGCGATGAGGCGCTTAGCGCCGACGTAGCGCGAGTGCCAGTAGGATTGGGAGAGACTCGAAATCATCACACCGTGGCTCGATGCGTGGACGAATTTCCCGTTCCCCAGATAGATGCCCACGTGCGAAACGCCCGGCTCGTAGGTCTGGAAGAACACCAGATCACCCGGGCGCATGGCGCCGACGATGCGATGGCCGGCGTCGTATTGCGCGTCCGCCGTACGCGGAACGCTAATCCCGAGCATTGCGAAGACGTGCTGAACGTAGCCGGAGCAGTCGAAGCCCGAGGCCGTGGTTCCGCCGAAAACG contains the following coding sequences:
- a CDS encoding C40 family peptidase, translated to MTAWTAHLLVVTNAEHRTKDGKISEFAGGVLARTSKIAQELTKSALRFLGTPYVFGGTTASGFDCSGYVQHVFAMLGISVPRTADAQYDAGHRIVGAMRPGDLVFFQTYEPGVSHVGIYLGNGKFVHASSHGVMISSLSQSYWHSRYVGAKRLIATR